A window of the Amycolatopsis solani genome harbors these coding sequences:
- a CDS encoding bifunctional metallophosphatase/5'-nucleotidase codes for MRLSTRLAVFAAAALATTAVTTAPASAGQRPDPTTDVRIIGFNDLHGNLEPPTGSSGRVVQSDGTTVDAGGAAYLATHVKQLRAQVRNSFVVSAGDNIGASPVVSALFHDEPTVDFLNMLGVDASVVGNHEFDEGFKELQRMQFGGCHPTDGCQFEKTFKGAKFPFIGSNVYFTNGLPALLPFTVKFEGGVPVGVIGATLEDLPSVVTPEAIKGLKFGDEVEAINRTANLLDFFGVKAQVVLLHQGDGTEVEGPNDCKLRPGPAAAIAAAVTPKVDAFFTGHSHQQYNCSINDPAGQPRPVIQGSSFGRLLSVVDLKINLKTRDVVRSQTKAFNEIVTRTVTPDPAVAALVADAKAKSGPIANKQVGTITADLPAAGNAAGESPLGDVIADAQLAGTQSNNAVIAITNPGGIRADLTYKSSANNEGDGVVTYGEAFTVQPFANIMQTITLTGANLKNVLEQQWQGTTTRILQISSSLHYSYSASAPQGSRISDLTVNGTPVDPAATFRVSVNNFLAAGGDGFAEFTKGTNLAGGPVDLDALIAYLGAHPNLAPPAADRITRLP; via the coding sequence ATGAGGCTTTCAACCCGGCTCGCGGTGTTCGCCGCGGCCGCGCTGGCGACGACGGCGGTGACCACCGCACCCGCGTCCGCGGGCCAGCGCCCGGACCCCACCACCGACGTCCGGATCATCGGGTTCAACGACCTGCACGGCAACCTCGAGCCGCCGACCGGCTCCAGCGGCCGGGTCGTCCAGTCGGACGGGACCACAGTGGACGCCGGCGGCGCGGCTTACCTGGCCACGCACGTGAAGCAGCTCCGCGCGCAGGTGCGCAACTCGTTCGTCGTGTCCGCCGGGGACAACATCGGCGCGTCGCCGGTGGTCTCGGCGCTGTTCCACGACGAGCCGACCGTCGACTTCCTGAACATGCTGGGCGTCGACGCGTCCGTCGTCGGGAACCACGAGTTCGACGAAGGTTTCAAGGAACTGCAGCGCATGCAGTTCGGCGGCTGCCACCCGACCGACGGGTGCCAGTTCGAGAAGACCTTCAAGGGCGCGAAGTTCCCCTTCATCGGGTCCAATGTGTACTTCACCAACGGCCTGCCCGCGCTGTTGCCGTTCACCGTCAAGTTCGAGGGCGGCGTGCCGGTCGGCGTCATCGGCGCCACGCTGGAGGACCTGCCGTCCGTCGTCACGCCGGAGGCCATCAAGGGCCTGAAGTTCGGCGACGAGGTCGAGGCGATCAACCGCACGGCGAACCTGCTCGACTTCTTCGGCGTCAAGGCCCAGGTCGTGCTGCTGCACCAGGGTGACGGCACCGAGGTCGAGGGCCCGAACGACTGCAAGCTGCGTCCCGGGCCGGCCGCCGCGATCGCGGCCGCGGTGACGCCGAAGGTCGACGCCTTCTTCACCGGGCACAGCCACCAGCAGTACAACTGCTCGATCAACGACCCGGCCGGCCAGCCGCGTCCGGTCATCCAGGGCTCGTCGTTCGGCCGCCTGCTGTCCGTGGTGGACCTGAAGATCAACCTCAAGACGCGGGACGTCGTCCGGTCGCAGACCAAGGCGTTCAACGAGATCGTCACCCGCACGGTGACCCCGGACCCGGCCGTCGCGGCGCTGGTCGCCGACGCCAAGGCGAAGTCCGGCCCGATCGCGAACAAGCAGGTCGGCACCATCACCGCGGACCTGCCGGCGGCGGGCAACGCGGCCGGTGAGTCGCCGCTCGGCGACGTCATCGCCGACGCGCAGCTCGCGGGCACGCAGTCGAACAACGCGGTCATCGCGATCACCAACCCGGGCGGCATCCGCGCCGACCTGACCTACAAGTCGTCCGCGAACAACGAGGGCGACGGCGTGGTGACCTACGGCGAGGCGTTCACCGTGCAGCCGTTCGCGAACATCATGCAGACGATCACGCTGACCGGCGCGAACCTGAAGAACGTGCTGGAACAGCAGTGGCAGGGCACGACCACGCGCATCCTGCAGATCTCGAGCTCGCTGCACTACAGCTACTCGGCGTCCGCGCCGCAGGGCTCGCGGATCTCGGACCTCACGGTGAACGGCACACCGGTCGACCCGGCGGCGACGTTCCGCGTGTCGGTGAACAACTTCCTCGCCGCCGGCGGGGACGGGTTCGCCGAGTTCACCAAGGGCACGAACCTGGCCGGCGGACCGGTGGACCTGGACGCGCTGATCGCGTACCTGGGCGCCCACCCGAACCTGGCCCCGCCCGCGGCGGACCGGATCACGCGGCTGCCGTAG
- a CDS encoding MmcQ/YjbR family DNA-binding protein, whose product MTTWEDVVRLASGLPEVEASTWYRTPALKVAGKGFARLRTEAEGGLVVLCGLDEKAALLDSGDAAFFTTPHYDGHGMIIVDLERVDVDQLRELLEEAWRLRAPQRLLT is encoded by the coding sequence ATGACGACCTGGGAAGACGTCGTACGCCTGGCCTCGGGGCTACCCGAGGTCGAGGCGTCGACCTGGTACCGCACGCCCGCGCTGAAGGTGGCGGGCAAGGGGTTCGCGCGGCTGCGCACCGAGGCCGAGGGCGGCCTGGTCGTGCTGTGCGGACTCGACGAGAAGGCCGCGTTGCTGGATTCCGGCGACGCGGCCTTCTTCACGACCCCGCACTACGACGGGCACGGGATGATCATCGTCGACCTCGAGCGGGTCGACGTCGATCAGCTGCGTGAGCTGCTCGAAGAGGCGTGGCGGTTGCGGGCGCCCCAGCGGCTGCTCACTTGA
- a CDS encoding GNAT family N-acetyltransferase, producing the protein MLEGDLVRLRALEPEDAEKIHAWVQDPEVGRWMHRGYPRSLAQIRKHAEERPVNSYELVVLGIEADGKLIGIVDLRDAQPEIGNAELDIYIGDAEYRNGGGYGTEALRLMCRYGFNSMRLHMITLWVVAENERARHVYRKVGFSEDGRHREAFVAGDGKRHDMILMSMLRGELK; encoded by the coding sequence ATGCTCGAAGGTGACCTGGTCCGGCTGCGCGCACTCGAACCCGAAGACGCCGAGAAGATCCACGCGTGGGTGCAGGACCCGGAAGTGGGCCGGTGGATGCACCGCGGCTACCCGCGGTCGCTCGCGCAGATCCGCAAGCACGCCGAAGAACGCCCGGTCAACAGCTACGAGCTCGTCGTGCTCGGCATCGAGGCCGACGGCAAGCTGATCGGCATCGTCGACCTCCGCGACGCCCAGCCCGAGATCGGCAACGCCGAGCTGGACATCTACATCGGCGACGCCGAGTACCGCAACGGCGGCGGCTACGGCACCGAGGCACTGCGCCTGATGTGCCGCTACGGCTTCAACTCCATGCGGTTGCACATGATCACGCTCTGGGTGGTCGCCGAAAACGAACGCGCGCGGCACGTCTACCGCAAGGTCGGCTTCTCCGAGGACGGCCGCCACCGCGAAGCGTTCGTAGCGGGCGACGGCAAGCGCCACGACATGATCCTGATGAGCATGCTGCGCGGCGAGCTCAAGTGA
- a CDS encoding YciI family protein, whose protein sequence is MPQYAAIIYASDVDPTRPEAADMMKDYNEFHDGAQAVIRGGAALYPTATATTVRVTGGKGGDIVTSDGPYAETKEALTGFYLLECADLDEAVKRAAQIPGAWDGAIEVRPVVDFGK, encoded by the coding sequence ATGCCCCAGTACGCCGCGATCATCTACGCCTCCGACGTCGACCCGACCCGGCCCGAGGCCGCGGACATGATGAAGGACTACAACGAGTTCCACGACGGTGCCCAGGCCGTCATCCGCGGCGGCGCGGCGCTGTACCCGACGGCCACCGCGACGACGGTCCGCGTCACCGGCGGCAAGGGCGGCGACATCGTCACGAGCGACGGCCCGTACGCGGAGACGAAGGAAGCCCTGACCGGCTTCTACCTGCTCGAATGCGCCGACCTCGACGAAGCCGTGAAGCGCGCGGCGCAGATCCCGGGCGCCTGGGACGGCGCGATCGAAGTCCGGCCGGTCGTCGACTTCGGCAAGTGA
- a CDS encoding RNA polymerase sigma factor yields MTSAGDAVARLVRDEGTRVLATLVRVTGSVDLAEDAVQDAVVRALETWPRDGVPANPRGWLLVAARRRAVDVVRREAKRLGKEADAMPAIDPHPDPVSVRDDLLRLVFTCCHPALSLDAQVALALRTLGGLSTAEVARGLLVPEATMAKRLTRAKQKIAQARIPYRVPSSSELPSRLSGVAATVYLIFNEGYTGRESLQAEAIRLARLLASLMPDEPTALGLLALVLLQDARRPARFVAGAPVLLADQDRSAWDFELIKEGVELVGAGLRRTPTTPNPYVVQAAIAACHDLSPSYADTNWNAVISWYDVLLSIQDTAVVRLNRAAAVAERDGPSAALALVDGLPDLADYPWWHASRAELLHRLGSGAAFEALERAVETGLPDAHAAQLRARMESENPERNARGFGESG; encoded by the coding sequence GTGACCAGCGCCGGGGACGCGGTCGCGCGGCTGGTCCGGGACGAGGGCACCCGGGTACTGGCCACGCTGGTCCGCGTCACCGGCAGCGTCGACCTGGCCGAAGACGCGGTGCAGGACGCCGTCGTGCGCGCCCTCGAGACGTGGCCGCGCGACGGCGTCCCGGCCAACCCCCGCGGCTGGCTCCTGGTGGCCGCCCGCCGCCGCGCGGTCGACGTCGTCCGCCGCGAAGCGAAGCGCCTCGGGAAGGAGGCCGACGCGATGCCGGCCATCGACCCGCACCCGGACCCGGTCTCGGTCCGCGACGACCTCCTGCGGCTGGTGTTCACGTGCTGCCACCCGGCGCTGTCGCTGGACGCCCAGGTGGCGCTGGCCCTGCGCACCCTCGGCGGGCTGTCGACCGCGGAGGTGGCCCGCGGGCTGCTGGTCCCCGAGGCGACGATGGCGAAGCGGCTGACGCGCGCGAAGCAGAAGATCGCTCAGGCACGGATCCCGTACCGGGTGCCGTCTTCGTCGGAGTTGCCTTCGCGGTTGTCCGGCGTGGCGGCGACGGTGTACTTGATCTTCAACGAGGGCTACACGGGCCGCGAGTCCCTGCAGGCGGAGGCGATCCGGCTGGCGCGCCTGCTGGCGTCGCTGATGCCGGACGAGCCGACGGCGCTGGGTCTGCTGGCCCTGGTGTTGTTGCAGGACGCCCGCCGCCCGGCCAGGTTCGTCGCGGGCGCCCCGGTCCTCCTGGCCGACCAGGACCGCTCGGCGTGGGACTTCGAGCTGATCAAGGAGGGCGTCGAGCTGGTGGGCGCCGGCCTGCGCCGAACCCCGACGACCCCGAACCCGTACGTGGTCCAAGCCGCGATCGCGGCCTGCCACGACCTGTCCCCGTCGTACGCGGACACGAACTGGAACGCGGTGATTTCCTGGTACGACGTGCTGTTGTCGATCCAGGACACAGCCGTGGTCCGCCTCAACCGCGCGGCAGCGGTGGCAGAACGGGATGGGCCGTCGGCGGCTTTGGCTTTGGTTGATGGGTTGCCGGATTTGGCGGATTACCCGTGGTGGCACGCGTCGCGGGCGGAGTTGTTGCACCGCTTGGGTTCGGGGGCCGCTTTCGAGGCGTTGGAGCGGGCGGTGGAAACGGGATTGCCGGACGCGCACGCGGCTCAATTGCGGGCGCGGATGGAAAGCGAAAACCCCGAGCGGAATGCCCGGGGTTTCGGTGAGAGCGGATGA
- a CDS encoding oxygenase MpaB family protein has product MEDPELFRQGGFRLAARLFVRGDIRGDERQVARLREFAQVQDRLADDVVAWMARLPKGQGRRLFEDSLTDGVEAPGPLKEFFGQVNAKPYWVDDERLERGARAITRAGLLGLFPLGDMSLMGGYLASRATKALVGTGEIEYQATRRLVETATWWIDVTTPGSLKHGEKGYASALRIRLVHAHVRAAMNGRDDWDYDAWDRPVNQVQTAGTLLLFSLVYVFGTQLLGLRYSARERGDILHLWRYIGWLMGVDDELLPTSEEDAWRLLWLLAATEFIPDDDSKRLAKALVEANAAVGEGRGAVGKILSHVSVAVHSSISRLVLGKTNADFLGLPDDPVAQAAIVAVAGVNFAAETVRRFVPGATALQERLGRAGRRGYVKRLEKIFAPDTSYAQHMRVA; this is encoded by the coding sequence ATGGAGGATCCCGAGCTGTTCCGCCAGGGTGGGTTCCGGCTCGCGGCGCGGCTGTTCGTGCGTGGTGACATCCGGGGTGACGAGCGGCAGGTGGCGCGGCTGCGGGAGTTCGCGCAGGTGCAGGACCGGCTCGCGGACGACGTCGTCGCCTGGATGGCGCGGTTGCCGAAGGGGCAGGGGCGGCGGCTGTTCGAAGACTCGCTCACCGACGGCGTCGAGGCGCCCGGGCCGCTCAAGGAGTTCTTCGGGCAGGTGAACGCCAAGCCCTACTGGGTCGACGACGAGCGGCTCGAACGCGGGGCGCGCGCCATCACTCGGGCCGGGTTGCTGGGGCTCTTCCCGCTCGGGGACATGTCGCTGATGGGCGGCTACCTCGCGTCCCGCGCGACGAAAGCGCTGGTCGGGACCGGGGAGATCGAGTACCAGGCCACGCGGCGGCTCGTCGAGACCGCCACCTGGTGGATCGACGTCACCACGCCCGGCTCGCTCAAGCACGGGGAGAAGGGGTACGCCTCCGCGCTGCGGATCCGGCTCGTGCACGCCCACGTCCGCGCCGCCATGAACGGGCGGGACGACTGGGACTACGACGCCTGGGATCGGCCCGTCAACCAGGTGCAGACCGCCGGGACGTTGCTGCTCTTCTCGCTCGTCTACGTCTTCGGTACTCAGCTGCTCGGGCTCCGGTACTCCGCGCGCGAACGCGGCGACATCCTGCACCTCTGGCGGTACATCGGGTGGCTCATGGGCGTCGACGACGAACTGCTGCCCACCTCCGAGGAAGACGCCTGGCGGCTGTTGTGGCTGCTGGCCGCCACCGAGTTCATCCCGGACGACGACTCCAAGCGGCTCGCCAAGGCGCTCGTCGAGGCCAACGCCGCTGTCGGGGAGGGGCGCGGGGCCGTCGGCAAGATTCTGTCGCACGTCTCCGTCGCCGTGCACTCCTCGATCAGCAGGCTCGTGCTCGGGAAGACCAACGCCGACTTCCTCGGGCTGCCCGACGATCCCGTGGCGCAGGCCGCGATCGTCGCGGTGGCCGGGGTCAACTTCGCCGCCGAGACCGTGCGGCGGTTCGTGCCCGGGGCCACCGCCCTGCAGGAACGGCTCGGGCGCGCCGGGCGCCGCGGGTACGTGAAGCGGCTCGAGAAGATCTTCGCGCCCGATACCTCCTACGCGCAGCACATGCGGGTCGCCTGA
- the dcd gene encoding dCTP deaminase, with product MLLSDRDLRKELDAGRLGIDPFDAGMVQPSSIDVRLDRFFRVFDNSKYTHIDPQLQQDELTSLVEKEGDEPFVLHPGEFVLGSTYELVTLADDLAGRLEGKSSLGRLGLLTHSTAGFIDPGFSGHITLELSNVANLPITLWPGMKIGQLCIFRLSSAAEHPYGSSEAGSRYQGQRGPTPSRAYKNFHRVDTWR from the coding sequence GTGCTGCTCAGTGACCGTGACCTCCGCAAAGAGCTCGACGCCGGCCGGCTCGGCATCGACCCCTTCGATGCCGGCATGGTCCAGCCGTCCAGCATCGACGTCCGGCTGGACCGGTTCTTCCGCGTCTTCGACAACAGCAAGTACACCCACATCGACCCGCAGCTGCAGCAGGACGAGCTGACCTCGCTGGTCGAGAAGGAGGGCGACGAGCCTTTCGTGCTGCACCCGGGCGAGTTCGTCCTCGGGTCGACCTACGAGCTCGTCACGCTGGCCGACGACCTGGCCGGCCGCCTCGAGGGCAAGTCCTCGCTCGGGCGACTCGGGCTGCTCACGCACTCGACCGCCGGGTTCATCGACCCCGGCTTCTCCGGGCACATCACGCTCGAGCTGTCCAACGTCGCGAACCTGCCGATCACGCTCTGGCCGGGCATGAAGATCGGCCAGCTCTGCATCTTCCGCCTGTCGAGCGCGGCCGAGCACCCGTACGGCTCCAGTGAAGCCGGGTCCCGCTACCAGGGGCAGCGCGGCCCGACCCCGAGCCGGGCGTACAAGAACTTCCACCGCGTCGACACCTGGCGCTAG
- a CDS encoding FAD-dependent oxidoreductase, producing the protein MTRALIIGGGIAGTITAIALHEAGHEPVLFEAYDRGAEGVGAFLTLAVNGLDALLPLGLKDVVRRTGFDSPRMSIGLGDGTRLAEFPLGGALPDGTVSQTVLRSELYVALRDEAARRGIHAEYGKRLIGASETGTRVRADFSDGSHAEGDLLIGADGLRSRVRTIIDPDAPSPRYVPLLNTGGFAEGLALPDEPGVLNMVFGKRVFFCHVVSPDGRVWWFANPARKTEPTASELATLAGEKLRKELLDLVSRDRTPATEIISATREVYPAWPTYDFPSVPVWHRGRMVIIGDAAHATSPAAGQGASMAIEDAVTLGKCLRDVPDVSRALATYEGLRRERVEAVVAAGKRNGDDKVIGPVGRVVRDFFIKRAFSKPFDEDPNAFMWDHRIDWNEKIEA; encoded by the coding sequence ATGACACGGGCACTGATCATCGGGGGCGGCATCGCGGGCACGATCACGGCCATCGCCCTGCACGAAGCCGGGCACGAGCCGGTGTTGTTCGAGGCGTACGACCGGGGCGCGGAGGGCGTCGGCGCGTTCCTGACCCTGGCGGTGAACGGCCTGGACGCGCTGCTCCCGCTCGGCCTGAAGGACGTCGTCCGGCGTACCGGCTTCGACTCGCCGCGAATGTCGATCGGGCTCGGCGACGGCACCCGCCTCGCCGAATTCCCGCTGGGCGGCGCGCTCCCGGACGGCACCGTGAGCCAGACCGTGCTGCGCTCCGAGCTCTACGTCGCCCTGCGCGACGAAGCCGCGCGGCGCGGCATCCACGCCGAGTACGGCAAGCGGCTGATCGGCGCGAGCGAGACGGGCACGCGGGTCAGAGCCGACTTCTCCGACGGCTCGCACGCGGAAGGCGACCTCCTGATCGGCGCCGACGGCCTCCGCTCGCGGGTGCGCACGATCATCGACCCGGACGCGCCGTCGCCGCGGTACGTCCCGCTGCTCAACACCGGCGGGTTCGCCGAAGGCCTGGCGCTGCCGGACGAGCCCGGGGTGCTGAACATGGTGTTCGGCAAGCGGGTGTTCTTCTGCCACGTCGTCAGCCCGGACGGCCGCGTCTGGTGGTTCGCGAACCCGGCCCGCAAGACCGAGCCGACCGCGTCCGAACTGGCCACACTCGCCGGCGAGAAGCTGCGGAAGGAACTGCTGGACCTCGTGTCCCGCGACCGGACGCCGGCCACCGAAATCATCAGCGCCACCCGCGAGGTCTACCCGGCGTGGCCGACGTACGACTTCCCGTCGGTCCCGGTCTGGCACCGCGGCCGCATGGTGATCATCGGCGACGCGGCGCACGCGACGTCACCGGCGGCGGGCCAGGGCGCGTCGATGGCCATCGAAGACGCCGTCACGCTGGGCAAGTGCCTCCGGGACGTGCCGGACGTTTCGCGGGCCCTCGCCACTTACGAGGGTCTGCGGCGCGAGCGCGTCGAAGCGGTCGTCGCGGCCGGCAAGCGCAACGGCGACGACAAGGTGATCGGCCCGGTCGGGCGCGTCGTCCGCGACTTCTTCATCAAGCGCGCGTTCTCGAAGCCGTTCGACGAGGACCCGAACGCCTTCATGTGGGACCACCGCATCGACTGGAACGAGAAGATCGAGGCCTAG
- a CDS encoding MarR family transcriptional regulator, producing the protein MSSERAQLVEEVLLRSRELSTETVMFHTAISETRGLSAVQSKVLDYLARFGPQTPKELARLSGLAPASVTAMIDRLERKGIVDRRPHPDDRRRVLIALDEQAIASGVHLWDHLVKGMYELCDRYTDDELRTVIGFVEAATALTHESTVKLTASTDG; encoded by the coding sequence GTGTCAAGCGAGCGTGCGCAACTGGTCGAGGAAGTCCTGCTCAGGTCCCGGGAGCTGTCGACCGAGACGGTCATGTTCCACACGGCGATCTCCGAGACGCGCGGCCTGTCGGCGGTGCAGAGCAAGGTCCTCGACTACCTCGCGCGCTTCGGGCCGCAGACGCCGAAGGAGCTCGCGCGGCTGTCCGGGCTCGCGCCCGCGTCCGTGACGGCGATGATCGACCGCCTGGAGCGCAAGGGCATCGTCGACCGCCGCCCGCACCCCGACGACCGCCGCCGGGTGCTGATCGCGCTGGACGAGCAGGCCATCGCGAGCGGCGTGCACCTGTGGGACCACCTGGTCAAGGGCATGTACGAGCTCTGCGACCGCTACACCGACGACGAACTCCGGACCGTCATCGGCTTCGTCGAGGCGGCGACCGCACTCACCCACGAGTCGACGGTGAAGCTGACCGCGTCCACGGACGGGTGA